The Miscanthus floridulus cultivar M001 chromosome 6, ASM1932011v1, whole genome shotgun sequence genomic interval AGAACGAGTGGAATAGTGGATAGGGACTTTGATCGTTGTGATTGTGATGAGAACTATGTTCCACCTGAAGCATCGGCCTCTCAGCCACGTACTCGTCAAACGCCGGCAAGGGATGAATCTACAATGATGAATGCTTTCCGTGACTTGATTGCCCTTGGTTTGTTAAACCGATCATGACAATTGGAATGGTGTACTTCAAATGTAACGTGTATGAGTAATTTGTATAGTTGAGGACAATTGAGTTGTGTACTTGAACTATTCAATAATTGTGCAATATTTGATTGTTTCAAAACACTACCAGGCATGCAGCAAGTGCTACCAGCAGCAATGGCGAGCAGCAACAAGTGCTAGCAGCAAGCGgttgcgagcagcagcagcaagggcGAGCAGTAGCAGTCCAGCATGCAGCATGCATGGCTTTGCATGAGTGACAATTAATGAACCAAATCATGCATTAAATTAGGACAAATCAGTCTTTGTTTGGTACCGTGCTAAAGTTTTGTTATGCATCTAAACACCAAGATATAAAGTTTGAAATGCCAAAAGATTTGCAGCAACAGATTAGAGCGAAAAGTTTTGTCATTCCAAAAACATCTAAACACCCCCTCAGTAGACCAGGCCTTCCACCCAGGTGCTTTGAAAGCTTCAACTTCAGCTTAGATGACAAGCAAAATCAGGTACGTCAACAGGAAAGCAAGTTAAGAGGAAAAAAAAAAACCAGTCAACTTCTCAAATGGCCCTTCGATCTCCATCGCGTCAGTTTCTTGTAGCCATTCCTAAATTGCAACTGAGACCAGCAACTTGCAACTGAGCAAGTGTTATCATCACAGATCCTGTACAGACTTGGAAAATTCTAGTTGCAGTGGAATATTGGTACTGGTAGCCCATACATCCTCCCAGAATAAGGTATTTCCCCCATTATTAACACTGGAAACTAAACCCCAACTGACAGCCTTCCTTGTTTCAAGCACCCCTTTCCAAAATTGTATCATTGAAAACACATTGGGTGAAGCATTTGCTTTTGAAATATTTGTTCTTCAACAAATTGTAACAAAGGGCTTGATTTTAACAGGGCCCTGCAAAAAAAATTCTCTAAGAAGTTTATGTCGGATCTGTAAAAAGGTGAACGCCACTAGGCAGTAGGCACTAGTACCATGTACAGGCCTCAGCCCCGGTGCTGATGTGGCCTGTCTGCCTCCACCCCTCagccaccaccagtccaccaccgcGTGCCTTTGCCGCGAGCGACCGTAGCGAGGAGATTGCAATGGCGGCCTCCACTGCTTCCCGCCTCTCGCCCCCTCGCTTCCGCGCTCCTTCCCCGTCTCTTCATCCTCCAATCCGCCGCTCGCGCTTCTCCCCTATTCGCGCAGCCAAGTACGTCCCTGTCTTTGGTCCCCCACACTCTCTCCGCTTTCACTCTGTTGCACGGATATTCTCAATGTTTGGATTCTCCCTGTTCTTGGGAGGCTGGAGTAGTGTTTGTATCAGTAACTGAAACTAGAGACTAcgagattgcaattcagtttttaTTCCCGCCCATTTTATGCGCCTTTATCTATATGCAATTCAGTTTAGCAGAACTTCTCGTATGTGTGCCCAGTGATGTTTATActtttatctatgtgcgtttgcTTTGATGGCCTCTAGTTTTGGTCACTGTCAACTCTTGTTGTTGCCATCGAGGTGCAAGTTTAAGTTTCTTGCTTCAGTTCAGCTAACTAATGGCACAATTATAAGTTGTATCTGCAGCTAATTATAGCTCTTCAAGTTATTGTAGTCTATTTCATCTGTCAGCAACTCTGTATTCAGCCATATATGAACCTGTAATTGTAGGTTGGAAGCTGTGTTGTCTATTGGTACTCATCTAATCCCACACCCAAGAAAGGTTAGTTATTCATTTTAACCACATAATTCAAATTGCTCTGGGAACATTGTTTGTTTTTTCTTAATCCTTTTTGCAATTGAGCTTGCCGGACATCCATTGTATTTTTTATATTTCGCAGGCTGCAAGTGGCGGAGAAGATGCTTTCTTTGCTAATAGCGATGCTGGCGGAGTATTTGCCATTGCAGATGGTGTCTCGGGGTATGCCCATCTTTGCTGCAACAAACTGTTTCTCCACACAAAAGAAGTGCTGCAGTGAACTGTCAGTGTTTTTTTTGATAGGCAATCAGTGCCTTTTACTTCTGAGTGTTTGTAGCACTTTCAATAAACATATGTTGTTTTCAGTAATATGCATTAACACATGGTTTTTATCCTGCTAGTCATTCTCTTATCTACTGACAGATGGGCAGAAAAGGATGTCAATCCAGCTCTATTCTCTCGAGAGCTCATGAGAAACAGCTCTAATTTTCTCAATAATGAGGAGGTGTCCTCTTGCTAAACCTCAGCACTATTAACATACACCATTTCCTTTACTCTATGCGCCTGTAACAAATTTACGTCACATGGAAGTTGCAGGTCAGTCGTGATCCTCAGATTCTTCTCAGGAAAGCTCATGCTGCAACTTCTTCTATTGGATCTGCAACAGTGTAAGCATTGTTTCTAAAGTGTTATATGTTACGGCGTTATAGGTAACTATCTGTTCTGAGTGATACTTAAAAAGATGTACAATTCATTTCAATGGTAATAGAATCATCGCCATGCTTGAGAAGACCGGGACTCTGAAAATTGCAAGTGTGGGAGATTGTGGGTTGAAAGTTATTCGTAAAGGTAAACTTGAATAAAAACAATATACAAATTACCTATTTTGTACTAATTCTAATCAGTGATTCTCTCCTCTTCTTAAATGGCATACTAGGACAAGTAATGTTCTCTATATCCCCTCAAGAACATTACTTTGACTGTCCATACCAGATAAGCTCAGAGGCAGTGGGTCAAACATATCAGGATGCATTGGTATCTACCTTCTTTTACTAGTTAATTGTTATTTATTATGTTTAGTCACCATCAATATGATACATCACTGTAAAAGTTTAAGCTTAAAGGTGGCTAGTTGATATATGAAAGTCAACCTATTAGGAAGACTCAATATTGGATTCATTAAATCACATGATCTAAATGGAAAAAGAAAAGTGTCATGTGCATATTAAGATTGCTGTATCGGTATATGTGAACACCTCCTAGTTACTTTCAGATTTACTGAGCTTCACAACAACGGTCAACATGTGCATATATGATCCAGCTGTTCAATGAAGATTTCTGATTTTCTAAGTCTGTTGGTACTGTCAGGTTTGCAGTGTAAATCTCATGGAGGGTGATATAATTGTGAGTGGTTCAGATGGACTTTTTGACAACATCTTTGATCAAGAGATCGTTTCCATAATTTCTGAGTCACCAGGTGTACATGAAGCTGGTAAATTTCTTGCTTCCACAACAGGGGTCATTGGACCACATGTTCCAGCAATCCAGCCCCTTCTAAAATCATGTTAAACTTTTACACAGCAAAAGCGTTGGCAGAGCTTGCAAGAAAACATTCGGTGGATGTCACATTCGATTCACCCTACTCAATGGAGGCCCGGAGTAGGGTGAGATAGAAACATCTCTTATGATGCTCTTTTCTACATGTCATTCTTTACATCATCAATGATGGAACATGTTGCACTCCGGATATGCAGGGTTTTGATGTCCCCTGGTGGAAGAAGATACTTGGAGCCAAACTAATAGGCATGCATAAGCTCTTTATAAGATGCCATTCTCTTTATGTACAACAGCAATATCAGTAAGCTCATTGGTGCCCAAATTTGTAACTGTAGGCGGTAAGATGGACGACATCACAGTCATTGTCGCACAAGTGAAGACAGTAGTGGTCCCAGAGGACGAGGTAGACCTACGAAACCACTCAACTTTTGGATACAAAAGCAACACCATTTAATCTTTTTATCCTTTCGGTGATGTGAATATGTGCTATTTCAGGGTGGCGACACAGAAGAACAAAAGGGGAATGAGCAAGGCGCTGCTGCTGTGGTTGTATCTGCTGAATGAAGAGGAGTCTTTTacatgtatgccattaaaaaagtttataattacacacaagccattaaaaaaattgaccgcacacgagtgccatcgttctaaacttctttgctctccaagtTATTCCGTCGGTGTTCTGTTCGTTTTTCACCGCTTGGGagtcctgacaagtgggtccggtcaatcaaaacgtccataatacccctctcatccctaacctctctctcaaactctctctctctctctctctctctctctctcaaactcgaTCTCTCTTCTCGTGCGTGCGGCCGGggtggagctcgcccgcgcccgcggcggctggccggggccgagctcgcccgcgcgcgcctgcgatggccggggcggagctcgcccgcgcgcgcCCGCGGCGGCCGGGGCGGAGCTCCCCCGCGCTCACGGCAGCCGGGGCTAGGCTAGGCGGCCGCGCGGAGCAGCGGTGCCGAGGCAGTCACCTTGAGGATGGCCGCGGCCAGAGCGGCCACCATCAGCAGCATcaccatctccttcttcttggccGCGGTGGCACAGCGCGGCGGGCACGCCCACGACCGCGAGCACGAGCGCTGACGGAGGGGATGGCGGCCGCGAGCTCGagcgcgagctccgccgagcgGGGCTCTGCCGGCCGCAAGCGCGAGGGGAAGCCGGGCGTGGACGAGGACGCCGCTGCCGGAGGGGATGGCGGCCGTGAGCGCGAGCGCGAGGCCGGGCGTGGACGCCGTCGCCGCTGACAGAGGGGATGGCGGCCGCGAGCTCGAGCGCGAGCTCCACCGAGCGAGGCTCTGCCGGCTGCAAGCGCGAGCGCCGCCGGGCGTGGACGCGAGCGGAGGAGGAGATGCCGGACGACGAGGAGCAGGCGGTGGCGGGGGCGCCGTGCGGGGCGTGCAGGACGCTACGGCGCATGTGCGTGCCGGGCTGCGTCTTCGTGCCCTACTTCACGGCGGACGACTTCGCAGCCGTGCACGGCGTCTTCGGCGCCAGCAACGTGTCCAAGATGCTGGAGCGCATCGAGCTCCCCGAGCAGCGGCGGGTGGCCGCGGCGACGCTCGTCGAGGAGGCCAAGGCGCGGCAGCGGGACCCCACCTTCGGCCACGTCTCCTACATCCGCGTCCTCCAGGAGGTGAACGACAAGGCCAGGGAGCAGGTGGACGCGCGTGCGGGAGGAGATCGCTAGGGAGTTCGGCGCCATGGACGCGGCTGAGCCCCTTCCCATTCCCCGCGCGCGAGCGCGAGCGTGAGCTCTGCCGGGCGCGGGTGCGAGCTCCGCCGGCCTCGGACGCGAGCACGAGCGGTGTGGACTAAAGAAGCAAGAGGATAGGACGAGAGAAAGGTATTTTGGACCTTTATACTGACCGGGCCCATATGTAACGGTGAAAAACGAACAGAACACCGACGGAATGtcttggagagcaaagaagttcagaacgatgacaCTTATGTGCGGTCAATTTTTTCAATGGCTTATGTGTAATTgtaaacttttttaatggcatacatgtAAAACCCTCAATGAAGAGTTCTTGGACCATCATCATTTTCATTCTCTTCATTCTTCTTTTCTGTGACTGTATTATACTGCACATAAAACAATTTAAGCAACATAAGTTTATGTCATTGTGTGTAGCTGTGCGTATATACTCCTCCCTCCCAGATTGGGTTTAAATATCAATGAGAATATGCAGTCAAGTTTTGGTACACATCAGCCTAGTGTCTTGTGTTCACATCTTTACCGTTCATGGATATTACGCCTTCGAAGCTAGGATACGTATTGTGGTCAAGCCGCTCGTGCCCCTTTCGTTTTGCGCGAGCAAGGCAAACCAATCGCcaaacccccacgaaggcccgaacCCTAAGCACAGCGCTTCCATGGCCGCATccacgtcggcggcggcggcggctgccgcgCGGAAGGGCGCGTTGACGGATCGGAGGTTCTCGGAGCTGTCCCCCGCGCTGTCCCCGGAGGTGGTGGACGCCCTGGACCGCGGAGGCTTCCAGCGGTGCACGCCCGTGCAGGCGGCGGCCATCCCGCACCTGCTATCGCACAAAGAcgtcgccgtcgacgccgccacAGGCTCTGGGAAGACCCTTGCCTTCATCGTCCCCGTCGTTGAGAtcctccgccgccgctcctcccgGCCCAAGTCCCACGAGGTCGCCTCACTGCTCCTGACCTCCAACATCCTCTGCTCTGATCTTCTGCTACCTCTGACAAAAATCGGCACCCTTTTTGTCACTTTCTGATCAATAAATGAATCGATATGTTATATTTTTGCAGGTTCTTGCTCTCATTATCTCTCCCACGAGAGAATTGTCCTCGCAGATATTCAGTGTGGCCCAGCCCTTCTTCGCGACCCTGAATGGCGTGTCGTCCATGCTCCTGGTGGGTGGGCTGGATATCAAAGCAGAGCTCAAGAAGGTAGAGGAAGAGGGCGCAAACATACTGGTGGGCACTCCCGGGAAGTTGTGTGATATAATGCACACGGACGCTCTAGAGTACAAGAATCTTGAGGTGGTTTCAGAGACAAGGGAACTCTTCGTGTGATTCTTTTCTTCTGAATTTGGTGGAAATGCTGTGGCATTGATGTTATCTCCATTCGTTTTTGTGTATGCATGGGAAGCAGATTTTGATCCTAGATGAGGCTGATAGACTCTTGGATATGGGATTCCAGAAGCATATTAACTTCATACTTTCAATGTTACCGAAGCTGAGGAGGACTGGCCTTTTCTCAGCTACCCAGACGAAAGCTGTTTCGGACCTATCCAAAGCAGGGTTGAGAAATCCTATAAGGGTTGAGGTTAAGACAGAGGCAAAGTCCACAAGCAAAGATGCTGGTCAGCAAGAGCTTGGTCCATCCAAAACACCATTGGGGCTTCGGTTAGAGGTGCATTCAATATACTTTGTTTTTGTCATGATCATGTGTTCTGGTTTTCTTGATGAATTCTAGCTGTTCCCTACAAAATCATAAGCTTGTTTTGGTGCAGTATATGATATGTGAAGCATCAAAGAAGTCATCTCAGCTTGTTGATTTCCTTGTGCAGAATAGTGGGAAGAAAATAATGGTGTAAGTACATGATGAACTGAAATTTGTGTTTAGCTACTTATTCTTAGTTGTGTGTAGTATTGTGCTAACTTTTGAACCCTCCTATCCCGATTGATTGCAGGTATTTTGCAACATGTGCTTGTGTAGATTATTGGGCTGTTGTTCTTCCACTGATTAACTCGCTTAAAGGTTCTCCAATAATTGCTTACCATGGGAAGATGAAACAGGTTGGTAGAGCAAAGCACTTTGTTTCATGCTCCCCCTGTCCAAAAATATGAGGCACATTTTGACTGTCTAGAAGTGAGTTTTGACCAGAGATTTCTCTTTGAATATTTTAGCAATAGTTTTACAATCACAACAGTAAGAATGTACGGTTGAATATGAATCCAATTGTATCAATTTTCAATCACATATTATTCTTATATTAATTTGTTGGTCAAACATGGATTTGGACAGTCAAAACACGCCTTACATTTCTGGACGGAGTGAGTAATTTTtactatttaatatttttttagagTAATAGGGCATAATCTTTGTCTTACCAAAGTGAAGACCAAGTCACATTACAGCATTTGGATGTGATACAAGTGGTATTCTAATGACTTGCTTCCCAGTGGTTTCTTCATACTGATTTCATCTATCCTTTTTTTCCTAATATGTAGGGCCTTCGAGAGAAAGCTTTGGCATCATTTTCTGCTCTTTCAAGTGGCGTTCTAGTCTGCACTGATGTTGCAGCAAGGGGTCTTGACATACCAAGTGTTGACCTGATTGTTCAGGTTATATTCTGCTCTTTCCTCCCTAAATTTTAATATTCATGTCCAGGCATCAGCTGATAGTAAGGATGCATGTTTGTTCATCCAGTATGATCCACCTCAAGATCCCAACGTTTTCATACATAGAGCTGGCCGTACAGCACGTTATGATCAAGAAGGGGATGCTATTGTGTTTCTCTTACCAAAGGTATTTTGTTCTGTGATGAGTTTTCTCGTTGTTCATTCTAGAAGTGAAAGTAGTTCTTGTATTTATTTGCTATATGCGCATGTCTGTGCAGTTCTTGTTTAGCAAAAAAAGAACATAAGGTTACTTGCACTGCAGGAGGATACTTATGTTGAGTTCTTGAAACTTCGAGGTGTTCCTCTCACAGAAAGGGAATGCCCTGCAAACACTGATGATGTCATACCGCAGGTGGGTTCTCTTGTACAAATATCGTTTAGAGATAGAGAGGTACCTTAGGTTTTGGTccagataccacttgaaatgtcaGTGATATCATGCTATGGTAACATAGAAAGGTTACCCTGCTTAGGAGACCAATTCTAATTATTAATTATAACCAATATGCCACTTTGGGCTGCAGATTAGAAGTGCTGCACTCGAAGATCGTAATGTCATGGAGAAAGGACTTAGAGCGTTTGTCTCGTTTGTTCGAGCATACAAGGAGCACCACTGCTCTTACATTTTTAGGTGGAAAGATCTCGAGATTGGAAAACTAGCTATGGAGTATGGTTTACTCCAGATCCCATCCATGCCAGAAGTGAAGCATCATTCTCTTTCACTGGAGGGATTTATTCCTGTTGATGATGTTGATATTACACAAATCAAGTATAAGTAAGAACTCTATCCCCAAACATAACgtattttgctttttttttttgctgtccTGTTTTTAAGTAACAGCTAATTTGTTGTGTTGGACCTTGTAGAAAATGAAAT includes:
- the LOC136461708 gene encoding DEAD-box ATP-dependent RNA helicase 18-like, encoding MRICSQVLVHISLVSCVHIFTVHGYYAFEARIRIVVKPLVPLSFCASKANQSPNPHEGPNPKHSASMAASTSAAAAAAARKGALTDRRFSELSPALSPEVVDALDRGGFQRCTPVQAAAIPHLLSHKDVAVDAATGSGKTLAFIVPVVEILRRRSSRPKSHEVLALIISPTRELSSQIFSVAQPFFATLNGVSSMLLVGGLDIKAELKKVEEEGANILVGTPGKLCDIMHTDALEYKNLEILILDEADRLLDMGFQKHINFILSMLPKLRRTGLFSATQTKAVSDLSKAGLRNPIRVEVKTEAKSTSKDAGQQELGPSKTPLGLRLEYMICEASKKSSQLVDFLVQNSGKKIMVYFATCACVDYWAVVLPLINSLKGSPIIAYHGKMKQGLREKALASFSALSSGVLVCTDVAARGLDIPSVDLIVQYDPPQDPNVFIHRAGRTARYDQEGDAIVFLLPKEDTYVEFLKLRGVPLTERECPANTDDVIPQIRSAALEDRNVMEKGLRAFVSFVRAYKEHHCSYIFRWKDLEIGKLAMEYGLLQIPSMPEVKHHSLSLEGFIPVDDVDITQIKYKDKAREKQRKKALKRKAEEEVQNPKPERKRAPEKPEKPKRKKTGKQRQSIQTKEDLDELAHEYRLLKKLKRGDIDEEEYEKLTGFGDSDGDASDGDASNLDERKEKGNKTQKLKQRGKCKGGSKKFEGRSKMRSKRR
- the LOC136460239 gene encoding LOB domain-containing protein 17-like encodes the protein MAAASSSASSTERGSAGCKRERRRAWTRAEEEMPDDEEQAVAGAPCGACRTLRRMCVPGCVFVPYFTADDFAAVHGVFGASNVSKMLERIELPEQRRVAAATLVEEAKARQRDPTFGHVSYIRVLQEVNDKAREQVDARAGGDR
- the LOC136461709 gene encoding probable protein phosphatase 2C 1 isoform X1 encodes the protein MWPVCLHPSATTSPPPRAFAASDRSEEIAMAASTASRLSPPRFRAPSPSLHPPIRRSRFSPIRAAKLEAVLSIGTHLIPHPRKAASGGEDAFFANSDAGGVFAIADGVSGWAEKDVNPALFSRELMRNSSNFLNNEELQVSRDPQILLRKAHAATSSIGSATVIIAMLEKTGTLKIASVGDCGLKVIRKGQVMFSISPQEHYFDCPYQISSEAVGQTYQDALVCSVNLMEGDIIVSGSDGLFDNIFDQEIVSIISESPGVHEAAKALAELARKHSVDVTFDSPYSMEARSRGFDVPWWKKILGAKLIGGKMDDITVIVAQVKTVVVPEDEGGDTEEQKGNEQGAAAVVVSAE
- the LOC136461709 gene encoding probable protein phosphatase 2C 1 isoform X2 translates to MWPVCLHPSATTSPPPRAFAASDRSEEIAMAASTASRLSPPRFRAPSPSLHPPIRRSRFSPIRAAKLEAVLSIGTHLIPHPRKAASGGEDAFFANSDAGGVFAIADGVSGWAEKDVNPALFSRELMRNSSNFLNNEEVSRDPQILLRKAHAATSSIGSATVIIAMLEKTGTLKIASVGDCGLKVIRKGQVMFSISPQEHYFDCPYQISSEAVGQTYQDALVCSVNLMEGDIIVSGSDGLFDNIFDQEIVSIISESPGVHEAAKALAELARKHSVDVTFDSPYSMEARSRGFDVPWWKKILGAKLIGGKMDDITVIVAQVKTVVVPEDEGGDTEEQKGNEQGAAAVVVSAE